The following are from one region of the Actinoplanes sp. L3-i22 genome:
- a CDS encoding DUF397 domain-containing protein yields the protein MSDAKWVKACVSDHHCVEVADFGAEVGMRNSQQPETVLTFPKAAWRDLIAALKSDELG from the coding sequence ATGTCGGACGCAAAGTGGGTCAAGGCCTGCGTCAGTGATCACCACTGCGTAGAGGTGGCGGACTTCGGTGCCGAGGTCGGGATGCGCAATTCGCAGCAACCCGAGACCGTCCTGACGTTCCCGAAGGCCGCGTGGCGAGACCTGATCGCCGCACTCAAGTCCGACGAACTCGGCTGA